The Mycolicibacterium aurum genome segment GTCGCGGTGCTGCTCGCCGGGCCCGGAATGAACTTCATCATCGGCCTCGTCCTCATCTACGCGATCGCGATCATCTGGGGCCTGCCCAATCTGAAAGCCCCGACCACCGCCGTCGTCGGCGAGACCTCGTGCATCAAATCCGAGGTGGCTCAAGGCGAACTCGGTGACTGTGTCGCCGCCAGCCCGGCGGCCGCGGCAGGGGTGCAGCCCGGCGATGTCATCCTCAAGGTCGGCGACACCGAGGTGCCGACCTTCGATGCGCTGGTCGAAGCGGTGCGGCAACAGAACGGTCCGACCGAATTGACCGTGCAGCGCGACGAGAACGGAGCGCTGCGGGAGTTCACCACCACGGTCGACGTCACGCCCAGCCAGCGCTTCGTCGCAGGCGATGACGGGCAGGCGGTCCCCGCCGACGTCGGAAGTATCGGCGTGACGGCCGCGCAGTTCGGTCCGACGCGGTACAACGCGTTCACCGCGGTGCCGGGCACGTTCGTGTTCACCGGCGATCTCGCCGTCGAGCTCGGCAAGGCCATCGTCAAGATCCCGAGCAAGATGGGTGCACTGGTGAACTCCATCACCGGCGGTGAGCGCGACCCCGAGACCCCGATCAGCGTCGTCGGTGCGTCCAGGATCGGCGGTGAAACCGTCGAGCACGGCATCTGGGTCGCGTTCTGGTTCTTCCTGGCGCAGCTCAACTTCGTTCTCGGCGCGGTCAACCTGATTCCGCTGCTGCCGCTCGACGGCGGGCACATCGCGATCGCGTTGTACGAGAAGGTGCGCAATAAGATGCGAGAGGTGCGCGGCAAAGTGGCCGCGGCGCCGGTGAACTACCTCAGGCTGATGCCCCTCACCTATGTCGTGATCATCGTGATGGTGGGCTTCACGCTGCTGACCGTGACTGCCGACGTGGTCAACCCGATCACGTTATTCCAGTAGGAGACTTCGTCGTGACGACCGCAAATGTGAGCCTGGGGATCCCTGTTCCGCCACCCCCCACGCTGGCACCCCGCCGCAAGACGCGCCAACTCATGGTCGGCGACGTCGGCGTCGGCAGTGACCACCCCATCGCGGTGCAGTCGATGTGCACCACCAAGACCCACGACATCAACGCGACACTGCAACAGATCGCCGAGCTGACAGCGTCGGGATGCGACATCGTCCGCGTGGCCTGTCCGCGGCAGGAGGACGCCGACGCGCTACCGGCGATCGCGAAGAAGGCGAACATCCCGGTGATCGCCGACATCCACTTTCAGCCGAAGTACATCTTCGCGGCGATCGACGCGGGCTGTGCCGCGGTGCGTGTGAACCCCGGCAATATCAAGGAGTTCGACGGCCGGGTCAAGGAGGTCGCCAAGGCGGCCGGCGCCGCGGGCATCCCGATCCGGATCGGCGTCAACGCCGGTTCGCTGGATCCGCGGTTGCTCAAGAAGTACGGCAAGGCCACCCCGGAGGCGCTCGTCGAGTCCGCGCTGTGGGAGGCCTCGCTGTTCGAGGAGCACGGCTTCGGCGACATCAAGATCAGCGTGAAGCACAACGACCCGGTCATCATGGTGGCCGCCTACGAGCTGCTGGCGTCCAAGTGCGACTACCCCCTGCACCTCGGCGTCACCGAGGCCGGGCCGGCGTTCCAGGGCACCATCAAGTCGGCCGTCGCGTTCGGGGCGTTGCTGTCCAAGGGCATCGGCGACACCATCCGCGTGTCGCTGTCCGCGCCGCCGGTCGAGGAGATCAAGGTCGGCAACCAGATCCTGGAGTCGCTGAACCTTCGGCCCCGCGGTCTGGAGATCGTGTCGTGCCCGTCCTGCGGACGTGCCCAGGTCGACGTGTACACGCTGGCCAACGAGGTGACCGCCGGGCTCGAAGGCATGGACGTGCCGCTGCGTGTCGCGGTCATGGGCTGCGTCGTCAACGGCCCCGGCGAGGCCCGCGAGGCCGACCTCGGTGTGGCGTCGGGCAACGGCAAGGGACAGATCTTCGTCAAGGGCGAGGTCATCAAGACGGTGCCGGAGGCGATGATCGTCGAGACCCTGATCGAAGAGGCGCTGCGAATCGCCGAAGAGCGGGGTTCTGATGATGCTGCAGGTTCGCCCGTTGTGACCGTAAGCTGAGACCCAGGCTCCAGGGGGTGGGGCCCGCCTGTTCAGGGTCCGTCGCAGAAAGAGTCCAGATGTCGGCTCCTCCGCTTTTTCGGCTCGTCGACGAGCGAAGAGTGTCGGTGGTCCGCGACATCCTCGCCGTCCGGCAGGTCCTCGACGAGGACCCGGTCGCGTCGTGCATGGTCGCCTCCCGGGTCGCCGAACACGGCATCGAGCCGTCGGCGATCGGCGGGGAACTGTGGACTCGCCGGCGTGCAGGAGAATCGCTGTGCTTCGCCGGCGCCAACCTCATTCCGTTGCGGGGCACTCCCGGTGATCTAAACGCGTTCGCGGACAAGGCAATGAGTAGTGCGCGCCGATGCTCGTCGCTGGTCGGCCGCGCGGAACTGGTGCTGCCGATGTGGCAGCGGCTGGAGCCGGTGTGGGGGCCGGCGCGCGACGTGCGGGCCCATCAACCGTTGATGGCGTTGAACACCGCGCCGCACTGTCCGCTCGACCCCGGCGTGCGTCCGGTCCGCATCGAGGAGCTCGACGCCTACCTGGTTGCGGCCATCGACATGTTCATCGGCGAGGTCGGCATCGACCCGCGCCTCGGAGACGGCGGACGGGGCTACCGCAGGCGGGTCGCC includes the following:
- a CDS encoding M50 family metallopeptidase; its protein translation is MMYVLGVTLFALAILVSVALHECGHMWVARATGMKVRRYFVGFGPTLWSTWRPNKLGQTEYGIKAVPLGGFCDIAGMTAVEELAPEDQRYAMYKQKTWKRVAVLLAGPGMNFIIGLVLIYAIAIIWGLPNLKAPTTAVVGETSCIKSEVAQGELGDCVAASPAAAAGVQPGDVILKVGDTEVPTFDALVEAVRQQNGPTELTVQRDENGALREFTTTVDVTPSQRFVAGDDGQAVPADVGSIGVTAAQFGPTRYNAFTAVPGTFVFTGDLAVELGKAIVKIPSKMGALVNSITGGERDPETPISVVGASRIGGETVEHGIWVAFWFFLAQLNFVLGAVNLIPLLPLDGGHIAIALYEKVRNKMREVRGKVAAAPVNYLRLMPLTYVVIIVMVGFTLLTVTADVVNPITLFQ
- the ispG gene encoding flavodoxin-dependent (E)-4-hydroxy-3-methylbut-2-enyl-diphosphate synthase, with protein sequence MPVPPPPTLAPRRKTRQLMVGDVGVGSDHPIAVQSMCTTKTHDINATLQQIAELTASGCDIVRVACPRQEDADALPAIAKKANIPVIADIHFQPKYIFAAIDAGCAAVRVNPGNIKEFDGRVKEVAKAAGAAGIPIRIGVNAGSLDPRLLKKYGKATPEALVESALWEASLFEEHGFGDIKISVKHNDPVIMVAAYELLASKCDYPLHLGVTEAGPAFQGTIKSAVAFGALLSKGIGDTIRVSLSAPPVEEIKVGNQILESLNLRPRGLEIVSCPSCGRAQVDVYTLANEVTAGLEGMDVPLRVAVMGCVVNGPGEAREADLGVASGNGKGQIFVKGEVIKTVPEAMIVETLIEEALRIAEERGSDDAAGSPVVTVS
- a CDS encoding GNAT family N-acetyltransferase, with translation MSAPPLFRLVDERRVSVVRDILAVRQVLDEDPVASCMVASRVAEHGIEPSAIGGELWTRRRAGESLCFAGANLIPLRGTPGDLNAFADKAMSSARRCSSLVGRAELVLPMWQRLEPVWGPARDVRAHQPLMALNTAPHCPLDPGVRPVRIEELDAYLVAAIDMFIGEVGIDPRLGDGGRGYRRRVAGLITAGRAWARFERGEVVFKAEVGSQSPAVGQIQGVWVRPDQRGRGIGTAGTAAVAAAIVGSGRIASLYVNSFNTVARATYARIGFAEIASFATVLLD